Below is a window of Streptomyces genisteinicus DNA.
AGGTGGGCGCCGAGGCAGTGGTGCGGGCCGCCTCCGCCGTAGCCGAGGTGGGGGTTGGGGCTGCGGGTGACGTCGAAGGCGTCCGGGTCGACGAAGACCCGCTCGTCACGGTTGGCGGAGGCGTAGAACAGCACCGTCTTCTCGCCCGGCCGGAAGGTGTGCCCGCCCAGTTCGCACTCGGCCGCCACCGTCCTGCGGAACTGGATGATCGGCGTGGAGTGGCGCACGATCTCCTCCATCGCGCCGTCCGCGTACCGGTCGAAGTCCTCCTCCAGCAGCGCCCGCTGCTCCGGGTGCGCGCTGAGCAGCGCGAGTCCGTGGGCCATCGCGTTCCGGGTGGTCTCCACCCCCGCCACCAGCAGCAGTGAGAAGAAGGCGCCCAGTTCGCGGGGGGTCAGGCCGCGGCCGTCCACGTCGGCCGCGACGAGCGCGGAGACCAGGTCGTCCGCGGGGCGGCGGCGCCGTTCGCGCGCCAGCCGGGCCGTGGCCAGCCGCAGGTGCGCCAGCGCCCGCAGCCCGCGGCCCGGGATGCGGGGTCCGCGCCGGACGCCCGCGTTCTCCGACGCCTGGTCGACCCTGGCGGCCACCGCGGCCCGCATCCCCGCCGGGATGCCCATCAGGTCGCAGATCACCTCGAACGGAACCCGGGAGGCGACCGCGCGCACGAAGTCGGCGCCGTCCGCCGTCCCCCCGGCCGTCAGGTCGTCCACGGCCCGGCGGGCCACCTCGCGGACGTTGTCCTCCGCGGCCGCGAGCAGCCGGGGTGTGAAGGAGCGGGCCACGATCCGCCGCAGGGAGGCGTGTTCGGCGCCGTCGAGGTTGACCATGGAGTTGCCGAACAGCGCCTTGGCCCAGGCCGCCGGTTCCGGTGTGGTGACGCCCGGAGCGCTGCGGAAGTCCGCGGCCCGGCGGCTCGCCCCGGCCACGTCCGCGTGCCGTACCAGCGCCCAGAACTCCCGTCCCGTGCCCCGCCCGCAGAGCACGGGGGCGTCCAGGGCGCGCAACCGCGCGAAGGCGGCCAGCCGCCGCTCGCGGGGCAGCGCCCAGAACGCGGGATCGCCGGGGTCCGGCAGATCCGCTCCGCCGTGCTGTTCGGGAATGCTCCGTGTCACGCCCACCTCCTGGGCCCGGGGACCGGATGCCGCCCCTCCCGCCGCCGTCCGGGGCACTGCCGCGACGGCGCCGCCGCGGCGCCGGGCGTCAGCTTCCGTCCCCGGAATTGCTGCGGACGGGGGAGATCTGCACGGGTCCCGTGCGTGTGCTCGTTGTGGCAGAGCAACGGGCCGAAACGGGTCCGGGTCACTCCCGAGGGGACGAACACAGTGAAGAAGTGGACAACGCGCGGATCTCTCGCGGCAGTGGTGGCGTGCGCGGCGTCGGCCGTGGGAGCGGCTCCCGCGCTCGCCTCGGCCTCCGTGCCGGTCACCGTGCCGCTGGAGAGCGTGGAGGCCGCGCTGCCGCTGGACGCGCCGGCGCTCAGCACCGGGGTGCCCGTGCCGGTTCCCGGCGCCCCCGACGGCCCGCGGCACGTCACCGGCAACCTGCTGCCGCAGAACACCGTGCCCGCCGTCCCGCTCACCGGCGAACTCCCGGCGACGCTGCTGGAGATCCCGGTGGAGAACCCGCTCGGCGAGGGCGAGCTCGGGGTGGCCCAGGTGGCCTCCGAGGCCTCGGACCTCTCGCTGTCGAGCCCCGGCGCGTCGCTCGGCGCGCCCCTCACCCAGCCGCGGCCCGAGGAGTTCGGGCAGCCGGAGGCCACCCTGCCGCAGGCCGCGCTCGTCGCCCCGGTGCTCCAGGGCGCCCCGGCCGCCGGGCTGTTGCTGCACTGACGCGTGCCGCCGGGGCGGCTGCCGCCCCGGCGGCGCCCCCCTGCCCCCCTGCCCCCCTGCCCCCGGCCCTCGGTGCGCGGGGGCGCGCGCCGGGGATCGCGGGACGGCCCGAGGAGCGCCCGTCCGGCCGAGCAACCCTTTCGGCGCCCCCTCGTTGACACCAGCGAGAGAGCCGTAGGACACGGCGGACCCAGGGGAGGGGCGACGAGATGATCGGGACCAGCGTGACGGCGGAGCCCGGAGCCGGCCGGCCCGCCGGCGGCCTCGCCCGCCGGCTGCTGCTGCGTGCCCTGTTCACCGCGGGCGTGATCGGCGGCACCGCCGGAGCCCTCGCCCCGGTGCTCGTCCGCCGGCGCGAGAGCGCCCGGCGCGGACAGGAGCCCGACGGGCGGCGCCCCCTGGAGCGGTTCGCCGAGACCTACCGCGGCAGGCACATCCAGGGCAGCGCGACGGTGATGGTCCCGCTGGGCGCGGGCGCCGGCGCACCGACGGCCGTGCCGAGCGTGGAGGTGCGTGTCGACGGCCGCCCCCTGCACGTGATGCGCCGCGCCGACGGCAGCTACCTCAGCCTGGTCAACCACTACGAGTCGTTCCCGACCCTGCGCGACGTGGCCCGTGCCGCCGTCGACGAACTGGGCGAGTCGCAGCTGTCGATGACCCCGCTGCACCACATCTGAACGGAAGGGACCGCACCGTGTACACCCGCAGCAACCAGCGGAACCTCACCCGCGCGCAGAAGCGGCGGTTCGTCGACGCGCTGCTGGCGCTCAAGCGGTCGGGCCGGTACGACGAGTTCGTCCGGATGCACGGCCGGTACTACGTGTCCGACGCCGAGGAGGGCGCCCGCGCCGCGCACATGGCGCCGTCGTTCTTCCCGTGGCACCGCCGCTACCTGCTGGAGTTCGAACAGGCCCTCCAGGCGGTCGATCCGGGGGTGTCGGTGCCCTACTGGGACTGGACGGTGGACAACAGCCCGTCGTCCTCCCTGTGGGCGGACGACTTCATGGGGGGCACCGGCCGCGCGCTGGACCGGCAGGTGATGACCGGCCCGTTCGCCCACCGCAACGGCAACTGGCGCATCACCACCCGGATCACCGACGGCAGGTTCCTCACCCGCGACCTGGGCCGCCCGCGCGACCCGGTGTCCCTGCCGACCAGGGCCGACGTCGACGCCGCGCTCGCCGATCCGGTGTACGACGCGGCCCCCTGGGACTCGACGTCCGCCACCGGCTTCCGGAACCGCATCGAGGGCTGGAACGCGGGCGGCGAGCAGCGGTGGCGCAACCACAACCGGGTCCACCGGTGGGTCGGCGGCCTGATGATGGGCGCCACCTCGCCGAACGACCCGGTGTTCTGGCTGCACCACGCCTTCATGGACCTGCTCTGGACGCGCTGGCAGCAGGCCCACCCGCGGTCCGGCTACCTGCCGCGGACACGGCTGCCGCGCGAGGACCCGGCGTACGGGCAGGTCTTCGCGCTCGACGAGCCGATGCCCCCGTGGGACGTGCGGCCGTCGGCACTGCTGGACCACACCCGCCACTACCGCTACGCCTGAGCGGCCCGCAGCCCTGAGCGGACCCTGCCCGAGGGGGCCGGCCGGACACCGTCCGGCCGGCCCCCTCGGCACGGGACCGCCGGGTTCCCGCGGGAACGGCAGCGGCCTCCCCCGTGTGCGGAGCACGGGGGAGGCCGCGGGTGGTGCGTGGGGCCGGGTTACCGGCCGGGCGCTCAGTAGGCGCCGTTGCCGCCGTCGGCGTTGACGCAGGTGTTGCCGAACGCCGGGTTGAGCAGCGCGATGACGTTCACCGTGTTGCCGCAGACGTTGACCGGCACGTGGACGGGCAGCTGGACCAGGTTGCCGGAAGCCACACCGGGGGAACCGACGGCCGCACCGTGCGCTCCGGCGTCGGCGGCAGCCATGCCGGCGCCGCCGGCCAGGATGGCACCCGTGCCGGCGACAACGGCGGCGGCCTTCGCGATACGCGACATCAACTTCTCCTTGAGAACGAGAGGCGGCCGCAGGACTGCGGCCTTCACTCCCCGTTCAACGCACGAACCGGACACCGGTAACGGATCAGGACGAAGTCAGACCCCAACGGTCCCGTCGACGCCCTCGCGCAGGAAGTCGGCGTGCCCGTTGTGGCGGGCGTACTCGGTGACGACGTGCAGCAGGATCATCCGCACCGACACGTCCTCCCCCCAGCGGGGCGCGCGCACGGTCGTGTCCAGCGACTCGACGGACGCCTCGATGCGGCGCGAGTGGCCGATCTCCTCCTGCCAGGCGGCGAAGGCCTCGCCGCGGGTCGCGCCGCTCGCGTCGTAGGCCGTCTGGAAGTCCCCGTCCGCCGACCAGACGAGGGGCACGTCCTCGCCGCCGATCGTCCGGCGGAACCAGGCCCGCTCGACCTCGGCCATGTGGCGCACCAGGCCCAGCAGGGTCAGGGTCGAGGGCGGCATCGAGCGGCGGCGCAGGTCCTCGTCGCCGAGCCCCTCGCACTTGGCGGCCAGGGTGGCGCGGTGGAAGTCGAGATAGGCGCGCAGGGTCTCGCGTTCCCCGGCGCGGGGCGGGGGCCCGACCCGTTCGACGGTCATTGAGCACACTCCTTCGTTCACTCGGGCGGTCGTCACCCGGTCCATCATTCGTTCGTATGTTCTATTTCGGAGTACGGTGGAACCATGGCAGCACACCTTCAGGGCTCCCTGTTCGACCAGACCGACGAGATCCGCCTCGGTCCGCTCACGGATGTCCGGCGCACCGTGCTCGGCGACGGCGCCTGGATCGACACGCTGCCCGGCTGGCTCGCGGGCGCGGACGCGCTCTTCGGGGACCTCGCGGAGGGCGTGCCCTGGCACGCCGAGCGCCGCCGGATGTACGAGCGGACGGTCGAGGTGCCGCGCCTGCTCTCGTACTACGGGCAGGGCGAGCCGCTGCCCCACCCCGTGCTGGAGCGCGCCCGCGACGCGCTGTCCGCGCGCTACGCGGACGAGCTCGGCGAGCCCTTCGTCACGGCCGGGCTCTGCTACTACCGCGACGGGCGCGACAGCGTGGCCTGGCACGGCGACCGGATCGGCCGGGGGGCGCGCGAGGACACCATGGTGGCGATCCTCTCCGTCGGCGCCCCGCGCGACCTGCTGCTGCGGCCGGCGGGCGGCGGCCCGTCGGTGCGCCGGGCGCTCGGGCACGGCGACCTGATCGTGATGGGCGGGTCGTGCCAGCGCACCTGGGAGCACGCCGTGCCGAAGACGGCGCGCTCCGCGGGGCCCCGGATCAGTGTCCAGTTCCGCCCGCGCGGCGTGAACTGACGTACGCCGCGGCCGGCGCGCGGCCTCCCCGGCCGGGGAGCCGGGCCTCGCCCGGGTCAGCGAGGGGCGCGGCGCACGGACCGGCCGGCCAGCACATCGGTGCGCACCCCGTCCTCGATGACGAACCGGCCGTCGATCAGCACGTGCGGGATGCCGGCCGGGAGGGTGCGCGGCTGCTCGAACGTGGACCCGGCGGCGACCGTGTCCGGGTCGAAGAGCACGAGGTCGGCGCGGTAGCCCTCGCGGACCAGGCCCCGGTCCGCCAGGCGCAGCCGGGCCGCCGGGCGGGAGGTCAGATGCGCCACGGCCTCCTCCAGCCCGAGGACGCCCAGCTCCCGGGCGTAGTGGCCGAGGTAGTGGGGGAACGTCCCGTACGCGCGGGGGTGCGGCTTGTCGCCCTGGAGGATGCCGTCGCTGCCGCCGGTGTGGACGCGGTGCCGCATGATCGCGCGCACGTTCTCCTCGTGCCCGACGTGCTGGAGGATCGTCGTCCCGAGCCGGTCGCCGGTCAGCAGCCGCCGTGCCGTGACCCACGGCTCCTCGCCGCGCAGCCGCGCCGACTCCTCGACCGTGCGGCCGACATGGCCGGCGAGGGAGGGGTCGCCCACACCCGAGATCTCGATGGTGTCCCATTCGATCGGCACGCCGTGGCAGCCGTCCGAGCCGGTCACCTCCAGGTGGTGGCGGATCCGCTCGGCGGTCGCGTCGTCGCGCAGCCGGGCGAGGACCGCCTCCGGGCCGCCCTCGCCCGCCCAGCTCGGCAGCATGGCGACGAGCGTGGTGCAGCCGGGGGTGTACGGATAGGTGTCGAGGGAGATGTCGGCGCCGGCGTCCAGCGCGTCGTCCAGCAGCGCCAGCAGGTCGGGCGCCCTGCCCTTGTTCACGCCGAAGTTCATGGTGGCGTGCGCCAGGTGCAGGGCGCAGCCCGCCTCCCGGGTGAGCCCGACCATCTCCTCGTACGCCTGAAGCGCGCCCGCGCCGTAGGAGCGGTGGTGGGGGCAGTAGTAGCCGTCGTAGCGGGCCACCACACGGCACAGCTCGGTCAGTTCGGCATCGTTCGCGTACATGCCGGGCGTGTAGGTGAGGCCGGACGACATCCCGACCGCGCCCTGCTCCATGCCCTCGGCGACGAGCTGCCGCATCCGGTCGAGCTCGGCGGGGGTCGCCGGCCGGTCCTCCCAGCCCATGGCGAGCATCCGCACCGTGCCCTGCGGGACGAGGTAGGCGGCGTTGACGGCGATGCCCTGGCGGTCGAGCCGGTCCAGGTACCCGCCGACCGAGCGCCAGTCGAAGTCGATGTCCGACCCGTCGCCGTTCCAGCCGGTGATCGCCCGGCGCACCGCGTCGAGGGTGGTGTCGTCGACGGGCGCGTACGACAGCCCGTCCTGCCCGAGGACCTCCAGGGTCACGCCCTGCGCGGCCTTCGCCGAGTGGTCGGGGTCGCGGAGCAGGGCGAGGTCGCTGTGGGCGTGCATGTCGATGAAGCCGGGGGCGAGGGCGAGGCCGTGCGCGTCGAGGACGCGTCCGCCGGTGAGGGCGGGGCCGGCGCCCTCACGGCGTATCGCGGTGACGCGCCCGGCGTCGATCCCGACGTCGGCGCGGTAGGAGGCACCGCCGGTGCCGTCGATGACGCGGGCGTCGCGGATGACGAGGTCCATGGATGCGGTGCCTTTCGGGGCCGTGGCCGGGAGAGAGGGGGAGCGGGGCTCAGAAGAAGGTCCGGACGAAGTCCGTGACCGTGCCGTCCTCCTCCACCACCGGGATGAGCTGCCACTTGTCGAACGCGGTGCACGGGTGGGACAGCCCCATGCCGACCCAGTCGCCCACCTCCAGCCCGGCGCCGGGGTCGGTGCGCACCCAGGCGTGCTGGTCGGACAGGCCGGTGACGGTGATGCCGTCGGCGGGCCGGACGGCGCCGGTGCGGGCGTCGCGGACGGCCTGCGCCTCGGGCAGGTCGAGGTCGTACGCGGCGTCCCGCTTGCCCGCGTTGAGGAAGGCCTGCTCGGGCGACGGGCGGGAGACCACCTGCGCCCACAGCCGGAACGCGGGCTGGAGCGAGCCCTCCGCGGGCACCCGGTTGAACGGGGTCAGGTGCCGGTAGTGGCCGTCGTCGTGCGAGACGTACGCGCCGGAGCGCAGCAGCTTCAGCACGGGGGCCGACAGCGCGGGGATCTCGGCGAAGACGTCCGCGACCGCGTCGAACCAGGCGCTGCCGCCCGCGCTGACCACGATCTCGCCGGTGTCCGCGAACCGGCCCTCGGCGTCGAAGGCGGCGGCGAGGGCGACCAGCCGGCGCAGCCAGGCCCGCACGCTGTCGCCGTCGGCCTTCGGGACCTCGCCCTCGTAGCCGGCCACGCCGACCAGCCGCAGGTTCCCCGCGGCGGCGACCGCGTCGGCGACGGCGGCGCATCCGGCCTCGGTGCGCACCCCGGTGCGGGCGCCGTCGCCCGCGCCCAGCTCGACGACGACGTCCAGCGGGCGGGACACTCCGCGCAGGGCCTCGTCCATCAGCTCCACGCCGCGGACCGAGTCGACGTAGACGACGAGCCGGAATCCGGGGTCGGCGTCGAGCTCCCCGGCGATCCAGCGCAGCGCGGCGGCGTCGACGACCTCGTTGGCGAGGAAGATCCGGCTGATCCCGTAGGCGCGGTAGACGCGGACCTGGTGGGGCACGGCCGCGGTGATGCCCCAGGCGCCGCGCTCCAGCTGGCGGGCGAAGAGCTGGGGGGACATGGACGTCTTGCCGTGCGGGGCGAAGGCGAGGCCGTGGCGTTCCGCGTAGGTCTCCAGCAGGGCCAGGTTGTGCTCCAGCGACGCGGCGGAGAGCGCCAGCACGGGTGTGGTGAAGCCCCCGGTGAACAGGGAGCGCCGGGCCGAGGCGAGCTCGCCGACGGTGAGGCCCTGTGCGTCGGGCGGGAGCGCCTTGAAGCGGTGGTCGACCGGTTCGTCGGCAAGCCTGGCGACGGCGTCGTCGGCGTGGCTGGCGGCCATGGGAGCCCTCCTCGGCGGTGTTGCATGATGTGCAACGCTCATTGCGTATTTCGCTTACCGCTGTCTAACATCCGAGCCGAGACCGGGTCAATGGGCCCGGTGACCGACCAGCGAGGAGCCCCCGCGATCATGACCGCGAGCGCGCACGGACCCGTGGACGTCGTCTGCCTCGGCGAGTCCATGGTCACGTTCCTGCCCACCAGGGCGGGACGCCTGGCCGACGTGCCGTCGTTCGTCCGCGGCATCGGCGGGGCCGAGTCCAACCTCGCCTGCGCCCTCGCCGCCTGCGGCCACCGGGTCCGCTGGGTGGGCCGGGTGGGCGCCGACGGCTTCGGCGACCACCTGGTGGCCGCCATCGCCGCCTACGGGGTCGACACCGCGGCGGTCGTCCGCGACCCGGGACGCCCCACGGGCGTCTACTTCCGCACGGCGGCCGACCGGGCCGGCGACGGCCACGAGGTCGTCTACTACCGGGCCGGATCCGCCGCGTCGGCGATGTCGCCCGCCACCGTCCCGCTCGAAGCGGTGTGGTCGGGACGGGTGCTGCACGTCTCCGGCATCACCGCCGCGCTGTCCGCCGACTGCCTGGCCCTGATGCGCGGCCTCACCGCCCGCCGCGACGGCCGCCCGCTCCTCTCGTTCGACGTCAACCACCGGCCCGGTCTCTGGCGCGACCCCGAAGGGCCCCGCGTCCTGCTCGACCTCGCGCGCGGCGCGGACCTCGTCTTCACCGGCGAGGACGAGGCCGAGGAGGCGTGGGGCGTGCACGGCGGGCCGGAGGCCGTGCGGCGGGCACTGCCCGAGCCGGCGACGCTGGTGGTGAAGCGCGGCGCCCTGGGCGCGGTCGCCTTCACCCGCGGGCCCGCCGGCGACACCGTCACCGAGGTCCCCGCCCCCGTCGTCGACGTCGTCGCCGCCACCGGGGCCGGTGACGCCTTCGCCGCCGGCTTCCTCTCCGCGACCCTCCGCGACCTGCCCGTGCGCGACCGGCTGCGGTACGGCCACCTCTGGGCAGCCGCGGCCCTCACCGTCGCCGGGGACCTGGCCGAGCCGCCCTCCCACGCGCAGGCCGGGCGGCTCGTCGGCCTCGACGACGACGCCTGGGGGAGACTGCACCTCGGCCCCGGCTGGACGGGCCAGGACCAGGAGGTACGTACGCCATGAGCCAGACCGTCGACCGCGCGCTCAGCATCCTGCCGCTGCTCGCCCAGGGACCCGCCGACCTCGGACAGGTCGCCGACCGGCTCGGCGTCCACAAGTCCACCGCGCTGCGCCTGCTGCGCACCCTCCACGAGCACGGCCTCGTCTACCGCCAGCAGGACCAGCGCTACCGCCTCGGCGCCCGCCTCTTCGCCCTCGCCCAGGAGGCGGTCGAGAACCTCGACGTGCGGGAGATCGCCCACCCCCATCTCCTCGCGCTCAACGAGCAGATCGGGCACACCGTCCACCTCGCGGTGTACGAGGAGAGCGAGGTCCTCTACATCGACAAGGTCGAGAGCCGCTACCCGGTCCGCATGTACTCGCGGATCGGCAAGCCCGTCGCGATCACCGTCGCGGCCGTGGCCAAGCTGCTCCTGGCCGACCTGCCGGAGGCCGAGCGGCGCGCCGTCGCCGAGAAGCTCGACTTCCCCATGTACACGTCCCGTTCGATCCCGAACGCCGCCGCCTTCCTCAGGGAGCTGGCGACCGTCCGCGAACAGGGCTGGGCCACCGACCTGGGTGGCCACGAGGAGTCCATCAACTGCATCGGCGCGCCCATCAGGGGCGCCGACGGCCGTGTCGTCGCCGCCATGTCGGTGTCCGCGCCGAACGTGGTCGTGACCGCCGACGAACTCCTCACCCTCCTCCCGCTGGTGCGCCGCTGCGCGGACGCCATCACCCGGGAGTACTCAGGACAGACACCCCAGAAGGAAGCGCAGGCATGACCGAGAAGACCGCGATCACCCCGCCCACCCACACCGCGCCGCCCGCGAAGTTCTCCCACGGCGTCCGCAAGGGCAACCTCCTCCAGGTCGCCGGCCAGGTCGGCTTCCTGCCCGCCGTCGAGGGCCAGGCCCCGACCCCGGCCGGCCCGACCCTGCGCGAGCAGACCCTCCAGACCTTCGCCAACGTCGAGGCGATCCTCACCGAGGGCGGGGCGAGCTGGGACGACGTGATGATGATCCGCGTCTACCTCACGGACACGGGCCACTTCGCCGAGATGAACGAGATCTACAACGAGTACTTCAAGGACCTCGCGGTGGCCCCGGCCGCCCGCACCACGGTCTACGTCGGGCTCCCCGCCGGCCTGCTCATCGAGATCGACGCCCTGGCCGTCCTGGGCTGATCCCCGGCCGCTCCGCCACCGGACCCATCTCCCCTCCCCGGACCGGCCGCCCCGCAGCCCGGCCCCTTCCCGGACCTGCCGCCCGCGGACCGCTCCCCGTCCCGGACTGATTCCCCTGATCCACCCGTTCCACGGCACGGCGCGACCTCCCCACGCGCCGTGCCGCGCCCCACCCATGCCCGAAACCGCACGGCCCGCAAGGAATCCCCATGCTCATCGCCGCTGACGCGCCCCCACCCCCCGTCCCGCACACCGGCGGACTGCTCACCGTCATCGACGGCACCGCCGGTCTGCTGACCGTGGCCGCCCTCGGAATCGCCCTGCTGCTCTACCTGATCATCAAGGTGCGGCTCCAGCCGTTCGTCGCCCTGCTCGCCGTCTCCATAGCCGTCGGCCTCGCGGCGGGCCTGTCCGTCACCGAACTCTTCGGCACGGTGCAGAAGTCCGCGGCCGTCTCCGTCATCGAGACCGGCATGGGCGGCATCCTCGGCCATGTCGCCATCATCATCGGCCTCGGCACCATGCTCGGCGCGATCCTGGAGGTGTCCGGCGGCGCGGAGGTGCTCTCCTCCCGGCTGCTCGGCCTCTTCGGCGAGAAGCGCGCCCCGCTCGCCATGGGCCTCACCGGCCTGATCTTCGGCATCCCCGTCTTCTTCGACGTCGGCATCTTCGTCCTCGCGCCGATCGTCTACGCCGCGGCCAAGCGGTCCGGCAAGTCGATCGTCCTGTACGCCATGCCGCTGCTCGCGGGCCTGTCGATGACCCACGCCTTCCTGCCGCCGCACCCCGGACCGGTGGCCGCCGCCGGACTCTTCCACGTCTCCCTGGGCTGGGTCATCCTCATGGGCGTCGTCGTCGGCGTCCCGGCCGTCCTCGCGGCCTGGGGCTACGCCGCCTGGATCGGCAAGCGGGTCTTCGTCGAGGTGCCGCAGGACATGGTGGAGGCCGCCGAGGAGTCGAAGGCCGCCGTCCTCGCCGAGCAGCGGGCCGCGGGGCGCGAGCCCCGGGAGAACCCGGTCGCGCTCTCCACCGTGCTCGCCATCATCGGCACCCCGCTGGTGCTGATCCTCGCCGCCACGTTCTCGTCCATCGCCCTCGACGAGTCCACCTTCCGCTCGGTCGTCGAGTTCTTCGGCAACCCGTTCGTCGCCCTGACCATCGCGCTGGTGCTGGCGTACTGGCTGCTGGGCATCCGGCGCGGCTGGTCGCGCAAGTCGCTGGAGTCGGTGTCCACGCAGTCGCTGAAGCCGGTCGGCAACATCCTGCTCGTCGTCGGCGCGGGCGGTGTCTTCGGCGCGGTGCTCAAGGCGAGCGGTGTCGCCCAGGCCCTCTCGGACACCTTCAACGACGTCGGCCTGCCGGTGATCGTCCTCGCCTACCTGATCTCGCTGGTGCTGCGCGTCGCCCAGGGCTCCGCGACCGTCGCGATCGTCACCACGGCGGGCATCGTGCTGCCCCTCGTCGAGAACGGCGGCCACTCGCAGGCCTTCCTCGCCCTGGTCATCATGGCCATCTCGGCGGGCTCCATCTTCGCCTCGCACGTCAACGACGGCGGCTTCTGGATCGTCTCCAAGTACTTCGGCATCTCCGAGCGGGACACCCTCAAGACCTGGACCGTCCTGGAGTCGGTGCTCTCCGTCGCGGGCTTCGCGGTCGCCGCGGCGCTGAGCCTGGTGGTGTAGCGGGCCGCCACGCCCGCGGGGCGGGTACCGGAGCATCGGCTCCGGTACCCGCCCCGCGGCGTCACGGCCTCAGGAGCAGTACTGCGCCTGCTTGCCGATGGAGCGGTACATGCAGTCCGAGTTCTCCAGCAGCTGGAGCACCGCGTCGCGGTTGCGGCTGGTCTCGCGCTCGATCACCTCGTCCGGCGGGTAGAAGCCGCCCCCGGAGGCGCTCGCCGGGTACATCTCGAAGGTGTAGCCGAAGATCTTCTGGCTGCCCCACAGCCAGTCGTCGATCGAGCCGTCGGTGACGTAGAGGTCGCTCGACTGCTCGGCCGTGTAGCCGTTGCTGGCCGCCATCTTGCCGCCGACGGCCGCGAAGGCGTCCCGGTCGTCCTTGGTCAGGCCGGGTGCGGTGTCGGCCGTGGTGTAGCCGTACGGCCACAGCACCAGCTCGCTGTAGGTGTGGAAGTCGATGCCGGTCCTGATCTGCTGCTTGCCGCCGACCACCCGGGAGCGGACGAAGTCGGCGACGACCTTCACCTCGGGCGCGGACTCGGCGGCCCGGCCGCGGTAGGTCTCCGAGCTCGTCGAT
It encodes the following:
- a CDS encoding sugar kinase, whose protein sequence is MTASAHGPVDVVCLGESMVTFLPTRAGRLADVPSFVRGIGGAESNLACALAACGHRVRWVGRVGADGFGDHLVAAIAAYGVDTAAVVRDPGRPTGVYFRTAADRAGDGHEVVYYRAGSAASAMSPATVPLEAVWSGRVLHVSGITAALSADCLALMRGLTARRDGRPLLSFDVNHRPGLWRDPEGPRVLLDLARGADLVFTGEDEAEEAWGVHGGPEAVRRALPEPATLVVKRGALGAVAFTRGPAGDTVTEVPAPVVDVVAATGAGDAFAAGFLSATLRDLPVRDRLRYGHLWAAAALTVAGDLAEPPSHAQAGRLVGLDDDAWGRLHLGPGWTGQDQEVRTP
- a CDS encoding N-acyl-D-amino-acid deacylase family protein, producing MDLVIRDARVIDGTGGASYRADVGIDAGRVTAIRREGAGPALTGGRVLDAHGLALAPGFIDMHAHSDLALLRDPDHSAKAAQGVTLEVLGQDGLSYAPVDDTTLDAVRRAITGWNGDGSDIDFDWRSVGGYLDRLDRQGIAVNAAYLVPQGTVRMLAMGWEDRPATPAELDRMRQLVAEGMEQGAVGMSSGLTYTPGMYANDAELTELCRVVARYDGYYCPHHRSYGAGALQAYEEMVGLTREAGCALHLAHATMNFGVNKGRAPDLLALLDDALDAGADISLDTYPYTPGCTTLVAMLPSWAGEGGPEAVLARLRDDATAERIRHHLEVTGSDGCHGVPIEWDTIEISGVGDPSLAGHVGRTVEESARLRGEEPWVTARRLLTGDRLGTTILQHVGHEENVRAIMRHRVHTGGSDGILQGDKPHPRAYGTFPHYLGHYARELGVLGLEEAVAHLTSRPAARLRLADRGLVREGYRADLVLFDPDTVAAGSTFEQPRTLPAGIPHVLIDGRFVIEDGVRTDVLAGRSVRRAPR
- a CDS encoding amino acid deaminase; protein product: MAASHADDAVARLADEPVDHRFKALPPDAQGLTVGELASARRSLFTGGFTTPVLALSAASLEHNLALLETYAERHGLAFAPHGKTSMSPQLFARQLERGAWGITAAVPHQVRVYRAYGISRIFLANEVVDAAALRWIAGELDADPGFRLVVYVDSVRGVELMDEALRGVSRPLDVVVELGAGDGARTGVRTEAGCAAVADAVAAAGNLRLVGVAGYEGEVPKADGDSVRAWLRRLVALAAAFDAEGRFADTGEIVVSAGGSAWFDAVADVFAEIPALSAPVLKLLRSGAYVSHDDGHYRHLTPFNRVPAEGSLQPAFRLWAQVVSRPSPEQAFLNAGKRDAAYDLDLPEAQAVRDARTGAVRPADGITVTGLSDQHAWVRTDPGAGLEVGDWVGMGLSHPCTAFDKWQLIPVVEEDGTVTDFVRTFF
- a CDS encoding chaplin, coding for MSRIAKAAAVVAGTGAILAGGAGMAAADAGAHGAAVGSPGVASGNLVQLPVHVPVNVCGNTVNVIALLNPAFGNTCVNADGGNGAY
- a CDS encoding DinB family protein, which encodes MTVERVGPPPRAGERETLRAYLDFHRATLAAKCEGLGDEDLRRRSMPPSTLTLLGLVRHMAEVERAWFRRTIGGEDVPLVWSADGDFQTAYDASGATRGEAFAAWQEEIGHSRRIEASVESLDTTVRAPRWGEDVSVRMILLHVVTEYARHNGHADFLREGVDGTVGV
- a CDS encoding alpha-ketoglutarate-dependent dioxygenase AlkB, whose translation is MAAHLQGSLFDQTDEIRLGPLTDVRRTVLGDGAWIDTLPGWLAGADALFGDLAEGVPWHAERRRMYERTVEVPRLLSYYGQGEPLPHPVLERARDALSARYADELGEPFVTAGLCYYRDGRDSVAWHGDRIGRGAREDTMVAILSVGAPRDLLLRPAGGGPSVRRALGHGDLIVMGGSCQRTWEHAVPKTARSAGPRISVQFRPRGVN
- a CDS encoding tyrosinase family oxidase copper chaperone; this translates as MIGTSVTAEPGAGRPAGGLARRLLLRALFTAGVIGGTAGALAPVLVRRRESARRGQEPDGRRPLERFAETYRGRHIQGSATVMVPLGAGAGAPTAVPSVEVRVDGRPLHVMRRADGSYLSLVNHYESFPTLRDVARAAVDELGESQLSMTPLHHI
- a CDS encoding cytochrome P450; the protein is MTRSIPEQHGGADLPDPGDPAFWALPRERRLAAFARLRALDAPVLCGRGTGREFWALVRHADVAGASRRAADFRSAPGVTTPEPAAWAKALFGNSMVNLDGAEHASLRRIVARSFTPRLLAAAEDNVREVARRAVDDLTAGGTADGADFVRAVASRVPFEVICDLMGIPAGMRAAVAARVDQASENAGVRRGPRIPGRGLRALAHLRLATARLARERRRRPADDLVSALVAADVDGRGLTPRELGAFFSLLLVAGVETTRNAMAHGLALLSAHPEQRALLEEDFDRYADGAMEEIVRHSTPIIQFRRTVAAECELGGHTFRPGEKTVLFYASANRDERVFVDPDAFDVTRSPNPHLGYGGGGPHHCLGAHLARQEMKALFRELLARPGGLRAAGPAELVDSSFDNRVRALRVTGDAVSSPRTG
- a CDS encoding tyrosinase family protein, which gives rise to MYTRSNQRNLTRAQKRRFVDALLALKRSGRYDEFVRMHGRYYVSDAEEGARAAHMAPSFFPWHRRYLLEFEQALQAVDPGVSVPYWDWTVDNSPSSSLWADDFMGGTGRALDRQVMTGPFAHRNGNWRITTRITDGRFLTRDLGRPRDPVSLPTRADVDAALADPVYDAAPWDSTSATGFRNRIEGWNAGGEQRWRNHNRVHRWVGGLMMGATSPNDPVFWLHHAFMDLLWTRWQQAHPRSGYLPRTRLPREDPAYGQVFALDEPMPPWDVRPSALLDHTRHYRYA